One part of the Maribacter aquivivus genome encodes these proteins:
- a CDS encoding glycoside hydrolase family 16 protein, producing the protein MRKNSLYSVLLIIFLFGCSSSNIKEPDSTQLVEPQSEEIEQIVKDPNASDYWDNAVLVWSDEFDGTTLSNENWSFETGDNGWGNNELQNYRPEGNTEVSNGTLKITAKINTDNTIEGEYTSARLNSKKSFKFGRMEIRAKLPEHKGSGTWPALWMLGSNIKTAGWPLCGEIDIMEYVSFKPNKTHFTIHSKANNHTNGTEVTSGAVVLETIEEEFHNFGILWSAEYIKFYVDDIENIQFIFKRPINSTIDNWPFSDNFYFLMNIAVGGNWGGLEGVDPLIFPATMEVDYIRVYQVN; encoded by the coding sequence ATGAGAAAGAACAGCTTGTATTCAGTTTTACTGATAATTTTCCTTTTTGGTTGTTCAAGTTCTAATATAAAAGAACCAGATTCAACCCAATTGGTAGAGCCGCAATCTGAAGAAATTGAACAGATAGTTAAAGATCCTAATGCTAGTGATTATTGGGATAATGCTGTTTTAGTTTGGAGTGATGAATTTGATGGAACGACACTTTCGAACGAAAATTGGTCTTTTGAAACAGGTGATAACGGTTGGGGAAATAATGAGCTCCAAAATTATAGACCTGAAGGAAATACTGAAGTTAGTAATGGAACTTTAAAAATTACGGCTAAAATAAATACAGATAATACCATTGAAGGAGAATATACATCTGCTCGTTTAAACAGCAAGAAGTCCTTTAAGTTTGGTAGAATGGAAATTAGAGCAAAATTACCTGAACATAAAGGAAGTGGTACCTGGCCAGCACTTTGGATGCTAGGTAGTAATATAAAGACAGCTGGTTGGCCATTGTGTGGTGAAATTGACATCATGGAATATGTGAGCTTTAAACCAAATAAAACTCATTTTACTATTCATAGTAAAGCAAATAACCATACAAATGGTACTGAGGTTACTTCTGGTGCGGTAGTTTTGGAAACAATTGAGGAAGAATTCCATAATTTTGGAATTTTATGGTCGGCAGAGTACATAAAGTTTTATGTTGACGATATAGAGAATATTCAGTTTATCTTTAAAAGACCAATTAATAGTACGATAGATAATTGGCCGTTTTCTGATAATTTTTATTTTCTAATGAATATTGCAGTTGGTGGAAATTGGGGAGGTCTTGAAGGTGTTGATCCATTGATTTTTCCAGCGACCATGGAAGTAGATTATATTAGAGTATACCAAGTAAATTAA
- a CDS encoding L-threonylcarbamoyladenylate synthase, with protein sequence MAEFIKIYEENPSPKEIKRVVEVLRKGGLVIYPTDTVYGLGCDITNTKALEKIARIKGIKLAKANWSFICTDLSNLSDYVRQIDTATFKILKRALPGPYTFILPGNNNLPKEFKKKKTVGIRVPDNSIVKALVEELGNPIVSTSIHDDDDVLEYTTDPELIYEKWDNLVDVVIDGGYGGNVGSTIIDVSTGGSPEVIRGGKGSLDII encoded by the coding sequence TTGGCAGAATTTATCAAAATATACGAAGAGAACCCTAGTCCTAAAGAGATTAAAAGGGTAGTGGAAGTATTGCGTAAAGGTGGCTTGGTAATTTATCCGACCGATACGGTTTACGGTTTAGGTTGTGACATTACAAATACCAAGGCATTGGAGAAAATTGCGCGTATAAAAGGGATAAAATTGGCGAAAGCAAATTGGTCTTTTATATGTACAGATTTAAGTAACCTTTCAGATTATGTTAGGCAAATTGATACTGCTACATTTAAAATATTGAAAAGGGCTTTACCAGGACCTTATACGTTTATTTTGCCCGGTAATAATAATTTACCAAAAGAATTTAAAAAGAAGAAGACCGTTGGTATTCGTGTTCCAGATAATAGTATTGTTAAGGCTTTAGTTGAAGAATTAGGTAACCCTATAGTTTCAACTTCTATTCATGATGATGATGATGTATTAGAGTATACTACTGACCCAGAATTAATTTATGAGAAATGGGATAACTTAGTAGATGTTGTTATAGATGGTGGTTACGGTGGTAATGTAGGTTCTACTATTATAGATGTTTCCACGGGTGGTTCACCAGAAGTAATTCGTGGGGGTAAAGGAAGTTTAGATATTATTTAA
- a CDS encoding OmpA family protein produces MKKVLLGCLAVTLLLSSCVSSKKYADLEAKHKSAQDLLNSATVKLNDCLEEKATASSRLQTLEDQNSFLKANNQELINNMGNLTTLTTKGAENLEKSLESLQEKDLTIRKLNDAITRRDSVNLSLVQSLKGVLGNLDDEDIEISVEKGVVFVSISDKLLFSSGSYNVTSRAKEVLGKVAKVVNNKPDFEFLVEGHTDNVPYRGNGSLLDNWDLSVKRATAVVRILQNDFNVDPKRMTAAGRSEYVPISTTEKSKNRRTRIVVLPKIDQFYSMIEEGMKDPAINK; encoded by the coding sequence ATGAAAAAAGTATTATTAGGATGTCTTGCAGTAACGCTTTTACTTTCATCTTGTGTATCTTCAAAAAAGTACGCAGATCTTGAAGCTAAGCACAAAAGTGCACAAGATTTATTAAATTCAGCGACAGTAAAATTAAATGATTGTTTAGAAGAAAAAGCAACTGCTTCATCTAGACTTCAAACTTTAGAAGATCAGAATTCGTTTTTAAAGGCAAACAACCAAGAGTTGATCAACAACATGGGTAACTTAACAACTTTGACTACCAAAGGTGCTGAGAACTTAGAGAAGTCATTAGAGAGCTTACAAGAAAAAGATTTAACTATTCGTAAGTTAAATGATGCTATTACACGTAGAGATTCTGTAAACCTTTCTTTGGTACAGAGCTTAAAAGGTGTTTTAGGAAACTTGGATGATGAGGATATTGAAATCAGCGTTGAAAAAGGTGTTGTTTTCGTTTCTATTTCAGACAAATTATTATTTAGCAGCGGTAGCTACAACGTTACAAGCAGAGCTAAAGAAGTATTAGGTAAAGTTGCTAAAGTTGTAAACAACAAGCCTGATTTTGAATTCTTAGTAGAAGGTCACACAGACAACGTACCTTACAGAGGTAACGGTTCTTTATTAGACAACTGGGATTTAAGTGTTAAACGTGCTACTGCCGTTGTACGTATACTTCAAAATGATTTTAACGTAGATCCTAAGCGTATGACTGCTGCTGGTAGATCAGAATATGTGCCAATTTCTACAACTGAAAAATCTAAAAACAGAAGAACTCGTATTGTTGTTCTTCCAAAAATTGATCAGTTCTATAGCATGATTGAAGAAGGAATGAAAGATCCTGCAATCAACAAATAA
- a CDS encoding glycosyltransferase family 2 protein, translating to MKIAVVILNWNGEVLLERYLPSVINYSPDADIYVADNASTDGSVALVKANYPTVKIIQNTENGGFAKGYNDAMVDVDADIYCLLNSDVEVTPNWLTPIIDAFATIPEAAIIQPKILDLLKKDHFEYAGAAGGFIDQLGYPFCRGRVFQTLEKDEGQYDDVREIFWATGACMFIKKEVFHELKGFDEDYFAHQEEVDLCWRAKNHGYKIFYVGSSSVYHLGGSTLSNMNPKKTYLNFRNTLFSITKNLPRRKAFIIIFLRLLLDGIAAIRFLFQLRFKHFFAIFRAHLSFYRQFRKMYKKREKTQFLRNYYATKSIVWSYFVHRISNFNILVKD from the coding sequence TTGAAGATAGCTGTAGTCATATTAAACTGGAATGGTGAAGTGCTTTTAGAAAGGTACTTGCCTTCTGTTATCAATTATTCTCCTGATGCAGATATATACGTAGCAGATAATGCTTCAACAGACGGCTCGGTGGCATTAGTTAAAGCCAACTACCCAACAGTAAAAATTATACAGAATACAGAAAACGGCGGATTTGCCAAAGGCTATAACGACGCCATGGTAGATGTCGATGCTGATATTTATTGTTTACTTAATTCAGACGTAGAAGTAACTCCTAATTGGTTGACCCCAATTATAGATGCCTTTGCCACTATACCTGAAGCAGCTATTATTCAACCCAAAATTTTGGATCTACTGAAAAAAGATCATTTTGAATATGCCGGTGCCGCTGGTGGTTTCATTGACCAACTTGGTTACCCATTTTGCAGAGGCAGAGTTTTTCAGACCTTAGAAAAAGATGAAGGTCAATACGATGATGTTCGCGAAATTTTCTGGGCAACAGGAGCCTGTATGTTTATCAAAAAAGAAGTATTTCATGAGTTAAAAGGATTCGATGAAGATTACTTTGCCCATCAAGAAGAAGTAGATTTATGCTGGCGTGCAAAAAACCATGGCTATAAAATATTTTATGTAGGATCATCAAGCGTATACCACTTGGGTGGTTCTACGTTAAGTAATATGAACCCGAAAAAAACATATCTCAATTTCAGAAACACATTATTTTCTATCACCAAAAACCTTCCTAGAAGAAAAGCCTTTATTATTATTTTCTTAAGATTACTCTTAGATGGTATTGCGGCAATACGATTTCTTTTTCAGTTAAGATTTAAACACTTTTTCGCTATTTTTAGGGCACACTTAAGCTTTTATAGACAGTTTAGGAAAATGTATAAAAAGAGAGAAAAAACCCAATTTCTCAGAAATTATTACGCTACGAAGTCCATAGTATGGTCTTACTTCGTACATAGGATAAGCAATTTTAACATTTTAGTAAAAGATTAA
- a CDS encoding type I restriction enzyme HsdR N-terminal domain-containing protein: MQPLNFPSYTFRVKNSENRTLIFDDVRKKFLVLTPEEWVRQHVVQFLIQEKKYPLSHINVEKQITLNGLKKRYDVVVFKPNGELHILVECKAPEVSISQMTFDQIAQYNFKLNATYLMVTNGLSHYYCQTDFVAEKYEFMQEIPDFSR; this comes from the coding sequence ATGCAGCCACTAAATTTTCCTAGCTACACTTTCAGGGTCAAAAATAGCGAAAATAGAACCTTGATCTTTGACGATGTACGTAAAAAGTTTTTGGTGCTTACTCCCGAAGAGTGGGTAAGGCAACATGTAGTTCAGTTTCTTATACAAGAAAAGAAGTATCCATTAAGTCATATTAACGTTGAAAAGCAAATAACACTTAATGGTTTAAAGAAAAGGTATGATGTGGTCGTATTCAAACCAAATGGTGAACTTCATATCCTAGTAGAGTGCAAAGCACCAGAGGTTTCAATTTCTCAAATGACCTTCGATCAAATAGCTCAATACAATTTTAAATTGAATGCTACCTACTTGATGGTCACCAACGGACTCTCTCATTATTACTGTCAAACAGACTTTGTTGCGGAAAAATATGAATTTATGCAAGAGATTCCTGATTTTAGCCGTTAA
- the holA gene encoding DNA polymerase III subunit delta has protein sequence MDEAVQIVNAIKKGQISPIYFLYGEEAYFIDKISDYISANVLTEEEKGFNQMVLYGRDVSIEDIVGNAKRYPMMAERQVVIVKEAQHLSRTIENLCSYAENPQQSTVLVICYKYKKLDKRKKLHKIIKKNGVVFESKKLYENQVSDWLRKHLVSRGYTISHKAALLLVEYLGTDLGKISKELDKLKLVLPKQTEINPQHIEEHIGISKDYNNFELKRAIGDRDILKATKIINYFAQNPKDNPFILTITLLHSFFTQLLQYHGLSDHSPKNVASALRINPYFVSEIQTAARNYPMKKVSGIISSLREMDLKGKGVGTTPMKEADLLKELLYKIV, from the coding sequence ATGGATGAAGCCGTACAAATAGTCAATGCAATTAAGAAAGGGCAGATTAGCCCTATTTATTTCCTGTATGGGGAAGAAGCTTATTTCATTGATAAAATTTCTGATTATATAAGTGCTAATGTGTTGACCGAAGAAGAGAAGGGTTTCAACCAAATGGTGCTTTATGGTCGTGATGTATCTATTGAAGATATTGTAGGTAATGCCAAACGCTACCCGATGATGGCCGAACGTCAAGTGGTTATTGTAAAAGAGGCACAACATCTTTCACGTACTATAGAGAATCTTTGTTCGTATGCAGAAAATCCGCAGCAATCTACTGTACTTGTAATTTGTTATAAATACAAGAAGCTAGATAAGCGTAAAAAGCTACACAAGATTATTAAAAAAAATGGAGTAGTTTTTGAAAGTAAAAAATTATATGAGAATCAAGTTAGCGATTGGTTAAGAAAGCATTTGGTGAGCCGTGGATACACCATATCTCACAAGGCTGCTTTATTGCTGGTAGAATATTTGGGTACTGATTTAGGTAAGATTAGCAAAGAGCTAGATAAGCTTAAGCTAGTTCTGCCGAAACAGACCGAAATTAACCCGCAGCATATAGAAGAGCATATTGGTATCAGTAAAGATTATAATAATTTTGAATTGAAAAGGGCTATTGGTGATAGAGATATCTTGAAAGCAACTAAAATTATCAACTACTTTGCTCAGAACCCGAAAGACAATCCGTTTATTCTAACGATTACCTTATTACATTCATTTTTTACGCAGTTGTTGCAGTATCACGGACTTTCTGATCATTCACCAAAAAATGTGGCTAGTGCGTTACGTATTAACCCTTATTTTGTAAGTGAAATACAAACTGCGGCACGCAATTACCCAATGAAGAAAGTAAGCGGAATCATTTCTAGTCTTCGTGAAATGGATTTAAAAGGAAAAGGAGTAGGGACAACACCAATGAAAGAAGCCGATTTACTTAAAGAACTTCTTTATAAAATAGTGTAG
- a CDS encoding DoxX family protein has product MKNTLLKDIGLAFFRIAISAMMLTHGLPKFQKLISGDFKFADPFGIGETPSLFLAVIGEFICPILIIIGFKSRLAAIPVAITMAVAAFITHGADDFGTKEKALFYLVAFVTVSLLGPGKFGVNKK; this is encoded by the coding sequence ATGAAAAACACTTTATTAAAAGATATTGGTCTAGCTTTTTTTAGAATAGCAATTTCAGCCATGATGTTAACCCATGGTCTTCCAAAATTTCAAAAGCTTATTTCTGGAGATTTTAAATTTGCTGATCCTTTTGGTATTGGTGAAACACCCTCATTATTTTTAGCTGTGATCGGCGAATTTATTTGTCCTATTTTAATTATTATAGGTTTTAAATCGCGTTTGGCAGCAATACCAGTAGCCATCACTATGGCAGTCGCAGCATTTATCACTCATGGCGCAGATGATTTTGGCACTAAAGAAAAAGCTTTATTTTACTTAGTAGCCTTTGTTACCGTTTCATTATTAGGTCCTGGTAAATTCGGAGTCAATAAAAAGTAA
- a CDS encoding alpha-ketoacid dehydrogenase subunit alpha/beta translates to MDVSSKTSNDISFEDFKEQIINDYEIAFLSRTCSLLGRKEVLTGKAKFGIFGDGKELPQLAMARSFKNGDFRSGYYRDQTFMMALGLLQPKEFFHALYATTDIEKEPMSAGRQMGGHFLTHSLNADGSWKDLTKQKNSSGDISCTAGQMPRLLGLAQASKVYRNQKGLDSAKFSVNGNEIAWGTIGNASTSEGMFFETINAAGVLQVPMVISVWDDEYGISVPAKFHTTKENISEILSGFQRTETEKGYEILRVKGWDYTALMHAYENAADIARQEHVPVLIHVNELTQPQGHSTSGSHERYKDNQRLEWERDHDCNKRFKEWILESGIATSEELESIEKRIKRTVREAKKQAWDEYLKDNLTEKSVLINIIEKAASKSANKNFLNKLKNDLISVEEPLRKDLAISARKSLRYLLGENTQEKEDLIQWTSTFLKESQHKFSSYLYSENDNKATNVTAISPAYNDDEELVDGRVILRDNFDKLFEKYPNTLIFGEDTGAIGDVNQGLEGMQEKYGKIRVADTGIRETTIIGQGIGMALRGLRPIAEIQYLDYIFYALSTLTDDLATLLYRTAGKQKAPLIIRTRGHRLEGIWHSGSEMGGLIHLLRGMYILAPRNMTQAAGFYNTLLKSDEPALVIESLNGYRLKEKKPKNLGEFCTPIGRVETIKEGSDITLVSYGSTLRIVEKAAKELIEVGIDAEVIDAQTLLPFDIEMEVLESVKKTNRLLVIDEDVPGGCSAYLLNEIVEKQGAFEYLDSKPQTLSAKAHRPAYGTDGDYFSKPNREDIFEKVYAIMHEVNPDDYPKLR, encoded by the coding sequence ATGGATGTTTCTTCTAAAACCAGTAATGATATTTCTTTTGAAGATTTCAAAGAACAAATTATCAATGACTACGAAATTGCTTTTTTAAGCAGAACGTGCAGTTTATTGGGTAGAAAAGAAGTCCTTACGGGTAAGGCTAAATTCGGCATCTTTGGAGACGGAAAAGAATTACCTCAATTAGCAATGGCCCGTTCTTTTAAAAATGGTGATTTTAGAAGTGGCTATTACAGAGACCAAACATTTATGATGGCTCTTGGTCTATTACAACCAAAAGAATTCTTTCACGCCCTTTACGCTACCACAGATATTGAAAAAGAACCTATGAGTGCCGGTAGGCAAATGGGTGGTCACTTTTTAACGCATAGCTTAAATGCAGATGGTAGTTGGAAAGATTTAACAAAACAAAAAAATAGTAGTGGAGACATTTCGTGTACAGCTGGGCAAATGCCTAGGCTTTTAGGATTAGCACAAGCATCTAAAGTATACAGAAACCAAAAAGGACTAGATAGTGCAAAGTTTTCTGTAAACGGAAATGAAATTGCATGGGGTACCATTGGCAACGCCAGTACTAGTGAAGGTATGTTTTTTGAAACAATAAATGCCGCAGGTGTATTACAAGTACCTATGGTCATTAGTGTTTGGGATGATGAATATGGTATTTCTGTGCCCGCAAAATTTCACACTACAAAAGAGAATATTTCAGAAATTCTATCTGGTTTTCAAAGAACTGAAACCGAAAAAGGGTATGAAATTTTAAGAGTAAAAGGTTGGGACTATACTGCGCTAATGCATGCCTATGAAAATGCGGCAGATATAGCAAGACAAGAGCATGTACCGGTGTTAATTCATGTAAATGAATTAACACAGCCTCAAGGTCATTCTACTTCTGGGTCTCACGAGCGTTATAAAGACAACCAGCGTTTAGAATGGGAGCGCGACCATGATTGCAATAAACGTTTTAAAGAATGGATATTAGAATCTGGCATTGCAACCTCTGAAGAACTAGAATCTATTGAAAAAAGAATTAAGCGTACCGTTAGAGAAGCTAAAAAACAGGCTTGGGACGAGTATTTGAAAGACAACTTAACTGAGAAGTCTGTATTAATTAACATAATAGAAAAAGCTGCCTCTAAAAGTGCCAACAAGAATTTCCTAAATAAATTAAAGAATGATTTAATTTCAGTTGAAGAGCCACTTCGTAAAGATTTGGCAATTTCAGCAAGAAAATCTTTACGTTATTTACTAGGAGAAAATACACAAGAAAAGGAAGATTTAATTCAATGGACTTCCACCTTTCTAAAAGAATCCCAGCATAAATTCAGCTCATACCTTTATAGTGAGAATGATAATAAAGCTACGAACGTTACCGCCATTTCACCTGCATATAATGACGATGAAGAGCTGGTAGATGGTAGAGTTATTTTAAGAGACAATTTTGACAAGCTCTTTGAAAAATACCCTAATACTTTAATTTTCGGAGAAGATACTGGTGCCATTGGTGATGTAAACCAAGGTCTTGAAGGCATGCAAGAAAAATACGGCAAAATACGTGTTGCAGATACTGGTATTCGAGAAACAACGATTATTGGTCAAGGAATAGGAATGGCGTTAAGAGGACTTAGACCTATTGCTGAAATTCAATATTTGGATTATATATTTTACGCGCTATCTACTCTTACAGATGATTTGGCCACTTTATTATATAGAACAGCTGGAAAACAAAAAGCGCCGTTAATCATAAGAACAAGAGGTCACAGACTAGAAGGCATTTGGCATTCAGGATCAGAAATGGGCGGATTAATACATTTACTAAGAGGAATGTATATTTTAGCTCCAAGAAACATGACACAAGCTGCCGGTTTTTACAACACACTTTTAAAGAGTGATGAGCCTGCATTGGTCATAGAAAGTTTAAACGGTTATAGATTAAAGGAAAAGAAACCTAAAAATCTTGGTGAGTTTTGTACTCCGATCGGTAGAGTTGAAACCATTAAAGAAGGTAGCGATATCACATTGGTCTCTTATGGATCCACATTACGTATCGTTGAAAAAGCAGCCAAAGAATTAATTGAAGTTGGTATTGATGCCGAAGTCATAGATGCACAAACGTTATTACCATTTGATATTGAAATGGAAGTACTAGAGAGTGTTAAAAAGACAAACCGTTTACTAGTAATAGATGAAGATGTACCTGGCGGATGTTCTGCATATCTATTAAATGAAATAGTAGAAAAACAAGGTGCATTTGAGTATTTAGATAGTAAACCACAAACATTAAGCGCAAAAGCGCATAGACCTGCATACGGTACTGATGGTGATTATTTTTCTAAACCAAATAGAGAGGATATTTTTGAAAAAGTTTATGCGATAATGCATGAAGTCAATCCTGATGACTATCCGAAATTACGCTAA
- a CDS encoding metalloprotease encodes MTNNLKLLFYLCIVTLVTNVTNCYAQYETDLTVSLNEYTNELDIRQEFTYYNKSNYNLGVIYFNDWANAYSDKNTGLAKRFAQEFKKSLHLAKADERGKTTIISVVDDSYNGLEWSRTKGKDILKVTLDDLLLPNTSTKIFITYKVKLPPNKYTPYGYGSRGDYYLKDWYLTPAVYDGKWHLYSNKNLEDLYMNETNTTINFKYPDSLYLASNFDIKTESTFPNGQFAKLKGNLQRGGEIILNTQKKFYTHRTPYMTFLTDFSAPRYSPIGQGLSINKVANFIHSNLGDYPHEKILVSELDYNKDPLYGINQLPSFIRPYQEQFQFEMKFLKTAINSILRETMFLNPRKEQWLNSAIANYLMIAYIEKYYPDQKLMGKLSKIWGFRSFELAKMDFNDQYSFLYNLTARKNLDQALQTSNDSLIKFNQKIANKYKAGLGLAYLADYIGKEHVDQSIKTFFEYYQLNTVKVHDFESILKRSTEQDINWFFKDYVSTDRKIDFKIKKVKKETDSLHVTIKNKEGTNVPISVFGLKKDSVVSEYWFKDIELEETFAIPNNEEDRLVLNYDQKIPEFNQRDNWKSLKGFLSSNKKLKFTFFKDAENPYYNQVFYVPVLSFNVYDGWTPGMRLYNKTLLERPFVYDFSPSYSFKEKAFVGSGKFSYRKYLSKSGLYVAQYNIGAGTSHFNENSRYSSITPSLSFGFRPSDLLSNKREFLSFRYVNIFRDFDPALVSLSNDPENPDYSVFNARYTSRNNGILDYNSWFADFQLAGSFSKLSFEYEYRKLFENNRQLNLRFFAGKFLSNNTETNFFSFALDRPTDYLFDYGYLGRSEDSGIYSQQIIIAEGGFKSFLDQRYRFSNDWMATVNGSFNVWKWIELYGDAGLVKNKGLDGKFVYDSGVRLNLVTDYFELYLPVHSNNGWEVSQPNYGEKIRFIITVSPKTLTGLFTRKWF; translated from the coding sequence TTGACAAATAATTTAAAATTACTTTTCTACCTGTGCATAGTAACATTAGTTACCAATGTAACTAATTGCTATGCACAGTATGAAACAGACCTTACCGTTAGCCTAAACGAGTATACCAATGAATTGGATATTCGTCAAGAATTCACCTATTACAATAAGTCTAACTACAACTTAGGTGTCATTTATTTTAATGATTGGGCAAATGCCTATTCAGATAAAAACACCGGACTAGCAAAGAGATTTGCTCAAGAATTTAAAAAATCGCTTCATTTAGCAAAAGCAGATGAACGTGGTAAGACTACTATAATTAGTGTTGTGGATGATTCTTATAACGGACTAGAATGGAGCCGTACAAAAGGCAAGGATATTTTAAAGGTCACCTTAGATGATTTATTACTACCAAATACATCAACAAAAATTTTCATCACCTATAAGGTGAAATTACCACCAAATAAATACACTCCTTACGGCTACGGTAGTAGAGGAGATTATTACTTAAAAGACTGGTATTTAACACCAGCTGTATACGACGGTAAATGGCATTTGTATTCAAATAAAAATCTTGAGGATCTTTATATGAACGAAACCAATACTACCATTAATTTCAAATATCCAGATAGTTTATACCTTGCCTCTAACTTTGATATAAAAACTGAATCAACATTCCCTAACGGACAATTTGCCAAATTAAAAGGAAACTTACAACGTGGCGGAGAAATAATTCTGAATACACAGAAAAAATTCTATACACACCGCACACCATACATGACCTTCTTGACAGATTTTAGTGCTCCAAGATATAGCCCAATTGGTCAAGGTCTATCCATAAATAAAGTTGCCAATTTCATTCACTCAAATCTTGGCGATTATCCTCATGAAAAAATATTAGTTAGTGAGCTTGATTATAATAAAGACCCACTTTATGGCATAAATCAACTCCCCTCTTTTATACGCCCTTACCAAGAACAATTTCAGTTCGAAATGAAATTCTTAAAAACGGCGATCAATAGTATTTTACGAGAAACCATGTTCTTAAACCCAAGAAAAGAACAGTGGTTAAACAGTGCTATAGCAAATTATTTGATGATAGCGTATATAGAAAAGTATTACCCAGATCAAAAATTAATGGGGAAACTATCTAAAATTTGGGGTTTTAGAAGTTTTGAGTTGGCAAAGATGGATTTTAATGACCAATATTCATTTCTATACAATTTAACTGCCCGTAAAAACTTAGACCAAGCACTTCAAACATCAAACGATTCGCTTATTAAATTCAATCAGAAAATAGCGAATAAATATAAGGCTGGTTTAGGCTTGGCATATTTAGCAGATTACATTGGCAAAGAACACGTAGACCAAAGTATTAAGACATTTTTTGAATACTATCAATTAAACACGGTAAAGGTTCATGATTTTGAATCTATTTTAAAACGCTCTACGGAACAAGATATCAATTGGTTTTTTAAAGACTATGTTTCTACAGACCGTAAAATTGATTTTAAGATAAAAAAAGTAAAGAAAGAAACAGATTCATTACATGTAACCATAAAAAACAAAGAAGGCACCAACGTTCCTATTTCCGTGTTTGGTCTTAAAAAAGATTCGGTGGTTTCTGAATATTGGTTCAAAGATATTGAGCTAGAAGAAACCTTCGCTATACCGAATAATGAAGAAGATAGACTGGTATTAAATTATGACCAAAAAATACCAGAATTCAACCAACGCGATAATTGGAAATCATTAAAAGGATTTTTATCAAGTAACAAAAAATTAAAGTTCACCTTCTTTAAAGATGCTGAAAATCCATATTACAATCAGGTGTTCTATGTTCCTGTATTGAGTTTTAATGTTTATGATGGTTGGACCCCAGGTATGCGTTTATATAATAAGACCTTACTTGAAAGACCTTTTGTGTATGATTTCTCACCCTCCTACTCCTTTAAAGAAAAAGCTTTTGTAGGCTCTGGAAAATTCAGTTATAGAAAATACTTAAGTAAAAGTGGTTTGTACGTTGCCCAATACAATATAGGTGCCGGTACATCTCACTTCAATGAAAACTCTAGATATTCATCTATAACGCCATCTTTGAGCTTTGGTTTTAGACCATCAGATTTGTTATCGAATAAAAGGGAGTTTTTATCTTTTAGATATGTAAACATTTTCAGAGATTTTGATCCAGCATTGGTAAGCTTATCAAATGATCCAGAAAATCCTGATTATAGTGTATTTAACGCACGTTATACCAGTAGAAATAATGGCATATTAGATTATAATTCATGGTTTGCAGATTTTCAATTAGCAGGTAGTTTTAGTAAGCTCTCGTTTGAATATGAATATCGAAAACTATTTGAAAACAACAGGCAATTAAATCTTCGATTTTTTGCGGGTAAATTTCTTAGCAACAATACAGAGACAAATTTCTTCAGCTTTGCCCTTGACCGCCCAACAGATTATCTTTTTGATTACGGATATTTAGGACGCTCAGAAGATTCAGGTATTTACAGTCAGCAAATTATTATAGCCGAAGGCGGATTTAAATCTTTCTTAGACCAGCGTTACAGATTCTCCAATGATTGGATGGCGACCGTCAACGGTAGTTTTAATGTGTGGAAATGGATTGAATTATACGGAGATGCCGGTTTGGTAAAAAATAAAGGGCTTGATGGTAAGTTTGTTTATGATTCTGGTGTACGTTTAAATCTAGTAACCGATTACTTTGAACTTTATCTACCGGTTCACTCAAATAACGGTTGGGAAGTTTCACAACCCAACTACGGCGAAAAAATACGTTTTATAATTACAGTTAGCCCAAAAACCCTGACAGGGCTATTCACAAGAAAATGGTTTTAA